The following proteins come from a genomic window of Paenibacillus spongiae:
- a CDS encoding glycerophosphodiester phosphodiesterase family protein, producing MIERIHDTSDIVISGHRGYKSAYPENTLLAFKEALELGVDMLEFDLRFSKDRVIMVIHDETVDRTTNGSGLVSDYSLAELKQLDAGGWFGKPFEGLRIPTFEELCELLQPYPEVLLNVEVKSGSQAKEVADAAVAMLSEYGLLPRCVFTCFDADVLAHFHDVHQVRTQGFPGEVMSNFIPGDEGTYSKMWAVAFHMAGMTPKAVEEFRSRGLQVWCYCPDNEQQVHYALGCGVTVMTCNDPVPAMALRRRIHSI from the coding sequence GTGATAGAACGTATTCATGATACGAGCGACATCGTCATCAGCGGCCATCGAGGATATAAATCCGCTTATCCGGAAAACACGCTGCTTGCTTTCAAGGAGGCGTTGGAGCTGGGAGTGGACATGCTCGAATTTGATCTTCGGTTTTCCAAGGATCGCGTTATTATGGTGATTCATGATGAAACCGTGGATCGTACAACGAACGGTTCCGGCCTTGTGAGCGATTATTCGCTCGCGGAGCTGAAGCAGTTGGATGCTGGAGGGTGGTTCGGCAAACCATTCGAAGGGCTGCGGATTCCTACCTTCGAGGAACTCTGCGAGCTGCTTCAACCATATCCGGAAGTGCTGCTGAACGTTGAAGTCAAGAGCGGCAGCCAGGCCAAAGAGGTCGCGGATGCGGCCGTTGCCATGCTTAGCGAGTACGGCTTATTGCCCCGCTGCGTATTTACCTGCTTCGATGCCGATGTTTTGGCGCATTTCCACGATGTTCATCAGGTCCGAACGCAGGGCTTCCCTGGGGAGGTTATGTCGAACTTCATTCCCGGAGACGAAGGAACCTACTCCAAAATGTGGGCGGTGGCTTTTCATATGGCCGGCATGACGCCGAAAGCGGTTGAGGAATTCCGCAGCCGTGGGCTGCAGGTATGGTGCTATTGTCCAGACAATGAACAGCAGGTCCATTATGCGCTCGGGTGCGGTGTCACAGTGATGACCTGCAATGACCCGGTGCCGGCAATGGCATTAAGACGCCGAATTCACTCGATTTGA
- a CDS encoding aldehyde dehydrogenase family protein — protein MTTKQMYIGGQWVEGKRHYELRSPYSGVSIARIPLADEDDVEAALSSAAQAARTMRGLTSLQRSTILEKVSQLFQERLEDCARILADEAAKPLKAARAEIARTIETYKFAAEEAKRIHGETVPLDAAKSGAGRFGYTKREPLGVIAAITPFNFPFNLTAHKLGPAFAAGNAVVLKPASQTPLSAMMTAKLFEEAGLPAGALNVVTGSGGVIGDLLVKDSRVKMITFTGSAEVGLGIKEKAGLKRVTLELGSNSAVIVDSAEELAPVAARCVEGSFNFAGQVCISVQRVYVQRQLFDEFLRLMKEKAAALVSGDPHSEETDISALIHEREAERIERWVTEAAQAGAEIACGGKREGGFFHPTIIAGGDPKLTVSCSEAFGPIVNVNAYDTWDEAIELVNDSDYGLQAGVYTTSIKKAFDAIERLEVGGVIINDIPSFRVDQMPYGGVKNSGIGKEGIKYSTEEMSEIKFVSFQL, from the coding sequence ATGACGACGAAACAGATGTATATCGGCGGACAGTGGGTAGAAGGCAAGCGGCATTACGAGCTTCGCTCTCCTTACAGCGGAGTATCGATTGCCAGAATTCCACTGGCGGACGAGGATGACGTGGAGGCGGCATTGTCCAGCGCCGCGCAAGCAGCCCGCACGATGCGGGGGCTTACGTCGCTGCAGCGTTCCACCATTCTGGAGAAGGTGTCCCAGCTCTTTCAAGAGCGATTGGAAGATTGCGCGCGCATATTGGCCGATGAGGCTGCCAAGCCGTTGAAGGCGGCCAGAGCGGAAATCGCGCGGACGATTGAAACCTATAAATTCGCTGCCGAGGAAGCCAAGCGTATTCACGGGGAGACGGTCCCGCTGGATGCGGCCAAGTCCGGGGCGGGGCGATTCGGCTATACGAAGCGGGAGCCGCTCGGGGTGATCGCGGCAATTACGCCATTCAACTTCCCGTTCAATCTGACCGCCCACAAATTGGGGCCGGCCTTCGCGGCAGGCAATGCGGTCGTGCTGAAGCCGGCTTCTCAGACTCCTCTGAGCGCGATGATGACCGCGAAGCTGTTCGAAGAAGCGGGCTTGCCGGCAGGCGCGCTTAACGTGGTTACGGGCAGCGGCGGCGTAATCGGCGATCTTCTGGTCAAGGATTCCCGCGTCAAAATGATTACGTTCACCGGCAGCGCGGAAGTCGGCCTCGGCATTAAGGAGAAAGCCGGTTTGAAGCGCGTTACGCTTGAGCTGGGCTCGAACTCGGCCGTCATCGTGGACAGCGCCGAGGAACTGGCGCCGGTAGCCGCGCGCTGCGTGGAAGGCTCCTTCAATTTTGCCGGCCAGGTTTGCATCTCGGTCCAACGCGTTTATGTCCAGCGGCAATTGTTCGATGAATTCCTCCGTCTCATGAAGGAGAAGGCTGCCGCGCTTGTATCCGGCGATCCTCATTCCGAGGAGACGGATATCTCGGCCCTGATTCACGAGCGCGAAGCGGAGCGCATCGAGCGTTGGGTAACGGAAGCGGCGCAAGCGGGAGCGGAGATCGCATGCGGCGGCAAGCGGGAGGGCGGCTTCTTCCATCCGACCATTATCGCGGGTGGGGATCCTAAGCTGACGGTTTCCTGCAGCGAAGCCTTCGGCCCGATCGTCAACGTGAATGCGTACGACACGTGGGACGAAGCGATCGAGCTCGTCAACGATTCCGACTACGGCTTGCAGGCTGGCGTTTATACGACTTCTATCAAGAAGGCGTTCGACGCCATTGAGCGGCTTGAAGTGGGCGGCGTTATTATCAACGACATTCCTTCCTTCCGTGTCGATCAAATGCCGTACGGCGGCGTCAAGAACAGCGGAATCGGCAAGGAAGGCATTAAGTATTCGACCGAGGAAATGTCCGAAATCAAATTCGTTTCCTTCCAGCTGTAA
- a CDS encoding TetR/AcrR family transcriptional regulator, with the protein MAVDRRELIVEAASKSFALFGYKATTMEQVAKIANVGKGTIYTFFANKEELFQEIMNLLIQELKVIADAAVDPKRRFFDNMSLVLERLMDFQEEHELAMKLSQEVREISTQMAHEGIQQIENAIVSYIRRQVEQAMEKDEIKPCNPELTAFVMLKLFVALTADWKKSHEPLDKSQVAQLLRLYLEDGLAS; encoded by the coding sequence ATGGCAGTTGACCGGCGTGAGCTTATTGTAGAAGCGGCGTCGAAATCATTCGCTTTATTCGGATACAAGGCCACCACGATGGAGCAGGTAGCGAAGATCGCCAATGTGGGCAAAGGAACGATCTATACCTTTTTCGCGAACAAGGAAGAGCTGTTTCAGGAAATCATGAACCTTCTCATTCAAGAATTGAAGGTGATTGCGGATGCGGCCGTCGATCCGAAACGCCGGTTCTTCGACAATATGAGTCTGGTGCTGGAGCGGCTGATGGATTTCCAGGAAGAGCACGAGCTGGCTATGAAGCTCTCCCAGGAGGTAAGGGAAATCAGCACGCAGATGGCGCATGAGGGCATCCAGCAAATCGAGAATGCGATTGTGAGCTATATCCGGCGGCAGGTCGAGCAGGCGATGGAGAAAGACGAAATTAAACCCTGCAATCCGGAGCTGACCGCATTCGTGATGCTGAAGCTGTTCGTGGCGTTAACGGCAGATTGGAAGAAGTCGCATGAACCGCTGGACAAAAGTCAGGTTGCCCAGCTGCTGCGTCTCTACTTAGAGGATGGACTGGCTTCGTAA
- a CDS encoding MDR family MFS transporter, whose product MTTPQNKIGVVIAGLLLAILMASMDNTIMATAMGTIIGELGGLDKFIWVTSAYMVAEMAGMPIFGKLSDMYGRKRFFIFGIIVFMIGSVLCGTAESIIQLSVFRAIQGIGAGALIPITFTIMFDVVPLEQRGKLGGLFGAVFGMSSIFGPLLGAYITDHIAWQWIFYINLPLGMLSLLMITLFYKESLEHSKQRIDWWGAGSLVGAIVCFIFAMELGGKQYAWNSAQIWSLFGGFVLFTALFLFAEKRAEEPIIDFSMFRRRLFATSNALAMLSGAAFITASVYIPIFIQGVLGGSATNSGLVLLPMMLGSVVTATGGGALMNKLPYRTILIPPLILLLGGLALLTTLSADSSRLIVTAYMIMIGLGIGASFSVLSNAAIHGFPITQRGAASSTLTFLRSFGMTLGITIFGIIQSHSLSRNLSEAFTGGDQAALPQGVDFSDPHMLMDPAARTQIPGEALGTIAEGLSSSIVNTFAWGLIPAGLALAAAFLMSKEKLDPSAESERYAASH is encoded by the coding sequence ATGACCACACCGCAAAACAAAATCGGCGTCGTAATCGCCGGACTTCTTCTAGCCATCTTGATGGCCTCGATGGACAATACGATCATGGCTACGGCCATGGGAACCATCATCGGCGAGCTGGGCGGGCTCGACAAATTCATCTGGGTCACCTCCGCCTACATGGTCGCGGAAATGGCCGGCATGCCGATCTTCGGTAAATTGTCGGATATGTACGGACGGAAACGGTTCTTCATCTTCGGGATCATTGTGTTTATGATCGGTTCCGTTCTATGCGGGACGGCGGAATCCATCATTCAGCTCAGCGTCTTCCGCGCTATTCAAGGCATCGGTGCAGGCGCATTAATACCGATTACGTTCACCATCATGTTCGATGTCGTTCCGTTGGAACAGAGGGGAAAGCTCGGAGGATTGTTCGGGGCTGTATTCGGGATGTCTAGCATATTCGGCCCGCTGCTCGGCGCCTACATTACCGACCATATCGCCTGGCAGTGGATCTTCTATATCAACCTTCCGCTCGGAATGCTGTCTCTCCTCATGATTACGCTATTCTACAAGGAATCGCTCGAGCATTCGAAGCAGCGGATCGATTGGTGGGGAGCCGGCTCGCTCGTGGGCGCGATCGTCTGCTTCATCTTCGCGATGGAACTGGGAGGCAAGCAGTATGCGTGGAATTCGGCGCAGATATGGAGCCTGTTCGGAGGATTCGTTCTATTCACCGCGCTGTTTCTATTCGCCGAGAAGCGTGCCGAGGAGCCGATTATCGACTTTTCCATGTTCCGCAGACGCCTCTTCGCGACAAGCAACGCGCTTGCGATGCTAAGCGGCGCGGCGTTCATTACGGCTTCAGTATACATCCCGATTTTCATCCAAGGCGTGCTCGGCGGCTCCGCGACCAACTCGGGACTCGTGCTGCTGCCGATGATGCTGGGCTCTGTTGTGACGGCAACCGGAGGCGGCGCCTTGATGAACAAGCTGCCATACCGGACCATTCTCATTCCGCCGCTGATTCTTCTGCTGGGAGGCCTTGCCCTTCTGACCACATTGTCTGCGGATTCGTCAAGATTAATCGTGACGGCCTATATGATTATGATCGGCCTTGGAATCGGCGCCTCCTTCTCGGTGCTCAGCAATGCGGCCATTCATGGCTTCCCGATCACACAGCGGGGAGCGGCGAGCTCGACGCTTACCTTCCTCCGCTCCTTCGGCATGACGCTCGGCATAACCATATTCGGTATCATCCAGAGCCATTCCCTATCCAGGAACTTGAGTGAAGCCTTCACCGGCGGCGATCAGGCCGCCTTGCCCCAGGGCGTCGACTTCAGCGACCCGCATATGCTGATGGATCCGGCAGCCCGGACTCAAATTCCCGGAGAGGCGCTTGGCACCATTGCGGAAGGGCTCTCGTCCTCTATCGTCAATACGTTTGCCTGGGGGCTCATCCCTGCCGGATTAGCGCTGGCAGCGGCATTCCTCATGAGCAAGGAGAAGCTGGATCCCTCCGCCGAATCGGAACGTTACGCAGCATCTCACTAA
- a CDS encoding YhgE/Pip domain-containing protein, whose product MKKSVKQFRSELSAIVSNRKVLIPVIGVLLIPVLYSAMFLAAFWDPYDRLEDLPVAVVNADKGTEFNGTSLHIGNDFVEELKENPQFKWNFVSKEEAKAGMADNTYYMTIEIPEDFSEKTTTLTSDAPSSAKFTFIPNEGFNFLASQIGNSAVETMKASLNKEITEVYARTVFEQMEQLADGIGQASDGAGKLADGTTKAKDGVVLIEQNLKQMVAGSLSLKEGVVKLETGGAKLDQATAKLSGGASELASGLSQLQAAQQKLASGAVTLGDGAESLRAGSQKLSDGLSQLSTGSGTLVSSSNSAEEAAKKLDAGLKQSKDGAAKLEQSAAQLAKGLEQLAQSNAQLAGDESFQKLLAGSKQLAEGLTGSKTAQEQLSTGAKQLHEGLGKLSAGMTSVDGKLKEAAAGGDQLAAGGQQVAAGAKQLTGGMNQFGGKLAEAAKGGSELAAGAKQLSGGAVELHEGLNLLKDNVTPFVDGSKKLQDGAQQVSTGLLQLDDGSHELSGKLSDASTKTSELHATDSMYDMFAGPVQSDVERVNEVPNYGTGFTPYFLSLGLYVGALLLTIVYSVKEPAIRPTSGLSWYWSKALTLIAAGTIQALIADAVILMLLDLHVTSVPLFILFSIMTSITFMMLVQLLVTTLQNPGRFIAIVILIFQLTSSAGTFPLELIPNWLQKVTPWLPMTYSVAGFKDVISSGDYQSMWTNAAILGAFTVLFMAITIAYFVSHYRKTKSQRTEAATA is encoded by the coding sequence ATGAAAAAAAGTGTCAAGCAATTCCGCAGCGAGCTATCGGCTATCGTAAGCAACCGCAAGGTGCTGATCCCGGTGATCGGCGTCTTGTTGATTCCGGTTCTGTACTCGGCGATGTTTCTAGCCGCGTTCTGGGATCCGTACGATCGGCTGGAGGATCTGCCGGTAGCCGTCGTGAATGCGGATAAAGGAACCGAGTTCAATGGAACGTCCTTGCATATCGGCAATGATTTTGTGGAAGAGTTAAAAGAAAATCCCCAGTTCAAATGGAACTTCGTGTCCAAGGAAGAAGCCAAGGCTGGGATGGCGGACAATACGTACTATATGACAATCGAAATACCTGAGGATTTCTCGGAGAAAACGACGACCTTGACATCCGATGCACCGTCCTCGGCCAAATTCACGTTTATTCCGAACGAAGGCTTCAACTTCCTGGCCTCCCAGATCGGGAATTCGGCCGTGGAAACGATGAAAGCCTCCCTGAACAAAGAAATAACGGAGGTTTACGCAAGAACCGTATTCGAACAGATGGAGCAGCTGGCCGATGGCATCGGGCAGGCGAGCGACGGTGCAGGCAAGCTCGCCGACGGCACGACCAAGGCGAAGGATGGCGTTGTTCTAATCGAGCAGAACCTCAAACAAATGGTTGCCGGGTCCCTGTCGTTGAAGGAAGGGGTCGTCAAGCTGGAGACAGGCGGTGCCAAGCTTGATCAGGCGACGGCCAAGCTGAGCGGCGGCGCAAGCGAGCTGGCCAGCGGGTTAAGCCAGCTGCAAGCCGCCCAGCAGAAGCTGGCCTCGGGTGCGGTGACGCTCGGCGATGGCGCCGAATCCTTGCGCGCGGGTTCTCAGAAGTTAAGCGACGGCTTGTCGCAGCTGTCCACAGGAAGCGGGACGCTGGTAAGCAGTTCGAATTCGGCGGAGGAAGCCGCCAAGAAGCTGGATGCCGGCCTTAAGCAATCGAAGGATGGAGCCGCGAAGCTGGAGCAGAGCGCCGCGCAGCTGGCCAAGGGGCTTGAGCAGCTGGCGCAATCGAACGCGCAGCTTGCCGGGGACGAGAGCTTTCAGAAGCTGCTGGCCGGGAGCAAGCAGCTGGCGGAGGGCCTGACCGGCTCCAAGACCGCGCAGGAGCAATTAAGCACGGGCGCGAAACAGCTGCACGAGGGTCTCGGCAAATTGAGTGCCGGAATGACATCCGTCGATGGCAAGCTGAAGGAGGCTGCTGCCGGCGGAGATCAGCTAGCTGCCGGCGGTCAGCAGGTAGCCGCAGGTGCCAAGCAGCTGACGGGCGGCATGAACCAATTTGGCGGCAAGCTTGCCGAAGCGGCGAAAGGCGGAAGCGAACTGGCCGCTGGCGCGAAGCAGCTATCGGGCGGTGCTGTCGAGCTGCACGAGGGGCTTAATCTCTTGAAGGATAATGTGACTCCTTTCGTGGACGGCTCGAAGAAATTGCAGGACGGCGCCCAGCAGGTAAGCACAGGATTACTCCAGCTCGACGATGGTTCGCATGAGCTGTCCGGCAAGCTCAGTGACGCTTCCACCAAGACATCGGAGCTGCATGCAACGGATTCCATGTACGATATGTTTGCAGGTCCAGTACAATCCGATGTGGAGCGGGTGAATGAGGTACCGAACTATGGAACAGGCTTCACACCGTATTTCTTGTCACTTGGCCTATATGTCGGGGCGCTGCTCCTGACCATCGTCTATTCGGTCAAGGAACCGGCGATTCGCCCGACAAGCGGTCTGAGCTGGTACTGGAGCAAGGCGTTAACGCTGATTGCAGCCGGTACGATTCAAGCGCTCATTGCGGATGCGGTCATTCTGATGCTGTTGGATCTGCATGTGACGAGCGTACCGTTGTTTATCCTATTCTCGATTATGACAAGCATAACGTTCATGATGCTGGTTCAGCTGCTCGTGACGACGCTGCAGAACCCGGGCCGATTCATTGCGATCGTCATATTGATCTTCCAATTGACCAGCTCGGCTGGCACATTCCCGCTGGAGCTAATCCCGAACTGGCTGCAGAAGGTAACGCCTTGGCTGCCGATGACCTACTCGGTTGCGGGATTCAAGGATGTCATTTCAAGCGGGGATTATCAATCCATGTGGACCAATGCCGCGATATTAGGGGCGTTCACTGTCCTGTTTATGGCAATCACGATCGCATACTTCGTATCGCATTACCGTAAGACCAAATCGCAGCGAACAGAAGCTGCCACTGCATAA
- a CDS encoding HIT family protein, which yields MYCLGCNLANQRAPVHVVFEDDYVCCFLDHNPYNEGHVLILPKNHMRYFDELDENTANSLIKAAMILSKAVKRAFDPDGITVCQNGGIFDDLTHFHMHIVPRYEGQNFADFYTEDGEDRIEDEAKLAETKRKIIEAIRDH from the coding sequence ATGTATTGTTTAGGTTGTAATTTAGCCAATCAAAGAGCACCGGTTCATGTCGTATTCGAAGATGATTATGTCTGCTGCTTCTTGGACCATAACCCCTATAATGAAGGACATGTCTTGATATTGCCTAAAAACCATATGAGGTACTTTGACGAACTTGATGAAAATACGGCAAATTCATTAATTAAAGCAGCTATGATACTATCAAAAGCAGTAAAAAGAGCGTTTGATCCCGATGGTATTACCGTTTGTCAAAACGGCGGGATTTTTGATGATCTCACTCATTTTCATATGCATATTGTTCCAAGATATGAGGGACAAAATTTTGCGGATTTCTACACAGAAGATGGAGAGGACCGCATAGAAGACGAAGCGAAGCTGGCAGAGACGAAAAGAAAAATTATCGAAGCTATAAGAGATCATTGA
- a CDS encoding iron-containing alcohol dehydrogenase, which produces MSTIGYYDFRMPGAVRFGVNALQTLPDEIRQRKAAKIALISDKGVEGAGLVQKVIDLLQPLSIPMTVFTDIKGEPTFALLESTVRNLQREGCDLVVGIGGGSAMDVAKTTAALLDKSDLAAYLSGSAVIESRSVPCILLPTTSGTGAEVTMNAIFGDEEQELKRGLVSQMLLPDVAIIDPMLTVTCPAKVTAASGVDAFTHAIESYVAVRATPMTRMYAEKAMKLFPQHITRAVHHGSNLEARIGMCLVSNLAGISLANAGVGAVHALAYPLGGKYHIEHGVANALLMPYVFEVTGRTCTEQMVHVAKFLQLGDFEEQPHDALDAVVRYLYRLLGELDLPSSLKQLGVDEASLPVLAEQASRVDRLLSNTPYKLTYDKILSIYKKAYAGQ; this is translated from the coding sequence ATGTCGACTATTGGCTATTATGATTTTCGGATGCCGGGCGCAGTAAGGTTCGGCGTCAACGCCCTGCAAACCTTGCCGGATGAAATCAGGCAGAGAAAGGCGGCCAAAATTGCGCTCATCAGCGATAAAGGCGTCGAAGGCGCAGGGCTCGTCCAGAAGGTGATCGACCTGCTTCAGCCGCTGTCGATTCCGATGACGGTATTCACGGATATCAAGGGCGAGCCGACCTTTGCTTTGCTGGAAAGCACGGTCCGGAACCTGCAGCGGGAAGGATGCGATCTTGTCGTCGGAATCGGCGGAGGCAGCGCCATGGACGTCGCGAAGACAACGGCTGCGCTGTTGGATAAATCGGATCTGGCCGCTTATCTGAGCGGTTCGGCGGTTATTGAAAGCCGATCCGTGCCTTGCATTCTGCTGCCGACAACGTCGGGTACCGGGGCCGAAGTCACGATGAACGCGATATTCGGCGATGAAGAACAGGAGCTGAAGCGGGGACTGGTCAGCCAGATGCTTCTCCCGGATGTGGCGATTATCGATCCGATGCTGACGGTCACATGCCCGGCGAAGGTTACCGCGGCTTCCGGCGTCGATGCGTTCACGCATGCGATTGAATCGTATGTTGCGGTCCGCGCGACTCCGATGACCCGGATGTATGCCGAGAAGGCCATGAAGCTCTTCCCGCAGCACATTACGCGCGCCGTTCACCATGGCAGCAATCTGGAAGCGCGGATCGGCATGTGCCTGGTCAGCAATCTGGCCGGGATATCGCTGGCGAATGCGGGCGTAGGCGCCGTTCACGCATTGGCATATCCGCTGGGCGGCAAGTATCATATCGAGCACGGTGTGGCGAATGCTCTTCTGATGCCTTACGTATTCGAGGTAACGGGAAGAACGTGCACGGAGCAAATGGTTCACGTGGCGAAATTTCTGCAGCTGGGCGACTTCGAAGAGCAGCCTCACGATGCGCTGGACGCAGTCGTCCGGTATTTGTACCGTCTGCTGGGCGAGCTGGATCTGCCGAGCTCGCTGAAGCAGCTTGGCGTCGACGAAGCGTCGCTGCCGGTGCTGGCCGAGCAGGCTTCCAGGGTTGACCGGCTGCTGTCCAACACGCCGTATAAACTAACGTATGATAAAATATTATCGATCTATAAAAAAGCATACGCAGGTCAATAA
- a CDS encoding protein phosphatase 2C domain-containing protein: MLVGAYQLQSPRKRECEDAYSIDREMKLFSVMDGVTPVCKYRSSEGHNAAYLAAQHFKACFEAAADSPDEGHDLKELVLAANAGLWDLMVEAGVNMTRRYEYWATCVVAVWIKGNIIQYAQLGDSMIVAEYKDGRIEALTHDSVKGIQERAVRYRQTLRGQQVELPEEEEFLKDPLLTQFVRSMTNTPEGYSVANGMEEAADYIQYGEVDRSELQGLLLHSDGLYRPGVTAEQVYRQVSEQGLQAYIDQLLEEEIREGRYQDDKTGLLLRF; encoded by the coding sequence ATGCTTGTGGGAGCTTATCAATTACAAAGTCCGAGAAAAAGAGAATGCGAGGATGCTTACAGCATTGACCGGGAGATGAAGCTCTTCAGCGTGATGGATGGCGTAACGCCGGTATGTAAATATCGGAGCAGCGAAGGCCATAATGCCGCTTATTTAGCGGCACAGCATTTCAAAGCTTGCTTCGAAGCGGCTGCCGATTCACCCGATGAAGGACATGATTTGAAGGAACTGGTCTTGGCTGCTAATGCAGGGTTATGGGACCTCATGGTCGAAGCAGGCGTTAATATGACTCGCAGATATGAATACTGGGCCACCTGCGTCGTCGCCGTTTGGATCAAGGGGAACATCATCCAATATGCCCAATTGGGCGACAGTATGATTGTTGCTGAATACAAGGACGGACGTATCGAGGCGCTGACGCATGATTCCGTGAAGGGCATCCAGGAGAGAGCGGTGCGCTACCGTCAAACGCTGCGCGGTCAGCAAGTCGAGCTGCCCGAGGAGGAAGAGTTCCTCAAGGATCCGCTTCTAACCCAGTTCGTACGCAGCATGACCAACACCCCCGAAGGCTATTCGGTAGCGAACGGAATGGAGGAGGCGGCCGACTATATCCAATATGGCGAAGTGGACCGGTCCGAGCTTCAAGGTCTGCTGCTGCATTCGGACGGCTTGTATCGACCGGGAGTTACGGCCGAGCAGGTTTATCGGCAGGTAAGCGAGCAAGGGTTGCAAGCCTACATCGATCAATTACTCGAAGAAGAAATTCGGGAAGGCCGTTATCAGGATGACAAGACAGGTCTTTTGCTGCGTTTCTAG
- a CDS encoding DsbA family oxidoreductase: protein MKIEVWSDYLCPFCYIGKRKFENALAQFPHKDKVEVIYRSFELGPDSPKDPGVSMDQILASKYGMSLEQAKAANDNVASQAQTAGLTYHFDTMIPTNSFDAHRLTHYAAQQGKAPEMLERLFRAYFTDSLHIGDRETLARLAGEIGLDRNEAAAMLESGQYAQEVRADEQEGSRLGIKGVPFFVIDRKYGVSGAQPSEVFLEALQKAWNEDHQ, encoded by the coding sequence ATGAAAATAGAAGTTTGGTCTGATTACTTATGCCCCTTCTGTTATATCGGGAAACGCAAGTTCGAGAATGCGTTAGCGCAGTTCCCGCACAAAGACAAGGTGGAGGTTATCTACCGCAGCTTCGAGCTGGGGCCTGATTCGCCAAAGGATCCTGGGGTATCCATGGATCAAATTCTGGCGTCAAAATATGGGATGAGTCTCGAACAAGCCAAAGCGGCTAACGATAATGTAGCTTCACAAGCGCAAACGGCGGGCTTGACGTACCACTTTGATACGATGATTCCTACGAACTCCTTCGACGCTCATCGTCTGACCCATTATGCGGCTCAGCAGGGGAAGGCGCCTGAGATGCTGGAGCGTCTGTTCCGAGCCTACTTTACCGATTCGCTGCACATTGGCGACCGGGAAACCTTGGCACGGCTGGCGGGGGAGATAGGATTGGACCGGAATGAAGCGGCCGCGATGCTGGAGAGCGGACAGTATGCGCAGGAAGTAAGAGCCGATGAGCAGGAAGGCAGCCGGCTTGGCATCAAGGGCGTCCCTTTCTTCGTCATTGACCGTAAGTATGGCGTGTCCGGCGCACAGCCGAGCGAGGTTTTTCTGGAAGCACTGCAGAA
- a CDS encoding sugar phosphate isomerase/epimerase family protein, translating into MKLGIIASPEAASFHQAQAKGLEFLEFCINVGSDMEAFLSSIPGLKQASEETGVKVASIGRWGSDRISAEGIVEEELQTSYRLIDTAAELGCSNFVCGVNYIEELSFYANASFAIDYFRKLIEYGAPKGVQISAYNCSWNNFVDNELAWKVIHGHLPELGIKFDPSHSRYAGRDYLKEARDWGSRFRHIHIKGSVIIDGQRFDDPPAGMDQTDWGTFMAVLYGHGYSGGLSIEPHSHNWHGELGDKGVQFTIDYMTRFLF; encoded by the coding sequence ATGAAACTGGGGATTATCGCTTCACCCGAAGCGGCAAGCTTTCATCAGGCACAAGCCAAAGGGCTGGAATTTTTGGAGTTCTGCATTAACGTCGGCAGCGACATGGAGGCGTTCCTGTCGAGCATACCAGGGTTGAAACAAGCAAGCGAGGAGACCGGCGTGAAGGTGGCCTCGATCGGAAGATGGGGTTCGGACCGGATTAGCGCAGAGGGGATCGTAGAAGAAGAGCTGCAGACCTCTTATCGTCTCATCGACACGGCGGCGGAGCTGGGATGCTCGAATTTCGTATGCGGAGTCAATTATATCGAAGAGCTGTCCTTTTATGCGAACGCTTCGTTCGCCATTGATTATTTTCGGAAGCTGATTGAATACGGAGCGCCTAAAGGGGTTCAAATTTCGGCTTACAACTGTTCGTGGAATAACTTCGTCGACAATGAATTGGCCTGGAAGGTCATCCATGGTCATCTGCCGGAGCTTGGGATCAAATTCGATCCGTCCCACTCGCGCTATGCCGGCCGCGATTACTTGAAGGAAGCGCGTGACTGGGGGAGCCGCTTCCGTCACATTCACATCAAGGGCTCGGTCATCATCGACGGCCAGAGATTCGACGATCCGCCGGCTGGAATGGACCAGACGGATTGGGGAACGTTCATGGCTGTTCTGTACGGCCATGGTTATTCCGGCGGACTCAGCATCGAGCCGCATTCGCACAATTGGCACGGAGAGCTGGGCGATAAAGGCGTACAGTTTACGATCGATTATATGACAAGGTTTCTGTTCTAA